One region of Catenuloplanes indicus genomic DNA includes:
- a CDS encoding Rieske 2Fe-2S domain-containing protein: MRVTGTGHASMRIDTAAGSILTDPWVNPAFFASWFPFPDNSQLDWESLGKVDYLYVSHLHRDHFDAENLKRYVSKKAAVLLPEYPTSELEDELRELGFRSFIKTKNEEVVELDGGLKIMIQALISPTDGPIGDSSLWVEYDGVRLLNQNDARPSDLSRFAELGHVHAHMLQFSGAIWYPMVYELPEAAKRAFGKQKRERQFDRTWRYIDDLKADHVFPIAGPPCFLDDSLYQFNDIFGDEGAIFPDQSVFLTEYAKVGGTNGVVLLPGSVSELNAEGGITTEHPVPVDEFFANKAAHLEEMRERKRPIIEAEKASWRHPEIDVLAEMKRRIEPLLEESIYMAKGVGGPVRFDLVGYDGESVESIVVDFPGKQVRPYADEKVRYRFKTERALIEHLLFTGEVDWVNSLFLSCRFSAARIGQYNEFVYAFFKCLSTERLQYAEGWYDEHERAVEAESIELGDWEVQRRCPHLKADLSRFGIVDGDQLTCQLHGWRFDLPSGRCLTSVGHKIRADRKASAS; this comes from the coding sequence GTGCGAGTGACGGGAACCGGTCATGCGAGCATGCGGATCGACACCGCGGCCGGAAGCATCCTCACCGATCCGTGGGTGAACCCGGCCTTCTTCGCGTCGTGGTTCCCGTTCCCGGACAACTCGCAGCTGGATTGGGAGTCGCTCGGCAAGGTCGACTATCTCTACGTCTCGCACCTGCACCGGGACCACTTCGACGCGGAGAACCTGAAGCGGTACGTGTCGAAGAAGGCCGCCGTGCTGCTCCCGGAGTATCCGACCAGCGAGCTTGAGGACGAGTTGCGCGAGCTGGGCTTCCGCAGCTTCATCAAGACGAAGAACGAGGAGGTCGTCGAGCTCGACGGCGGCCTCAAGATCATGATCCAGGCGCTGATCTCGCCGACCGACGGCCCGATCGGTGACTCCTCGCTCTGGGTCGAGTACGACGGCGTCCGCCTGCTCAACCAGAACGACGCCCGCCCGTCCGACCTGTCCCGCTTCGCCGAGCTGGGTCACGTGCACGCGCACATGCTGCAGTTCTCCGGCGCGATCTGGTACCCGATGGTCTACGAGCTGCCCGAGGCCGCGAAGCGGGCGTTCGGCAAGCAGAAGCGCGAGCGGCAGTTCGACCGCACCTGGCGCTACATCGACGACCTGAAGGCCGACCACGTCTTCCCGATCGCCGGCCCGCCGTGCTTCCTGGACGACTCGCTCTACCAGTTCAACGACATCTTCGGCGACGAGGGCGCGATCTTCCCGGACCAGAGCGTGTTCCTCACCGAGTACGCCAAGGTCGGCGGCACCAACGGTGTGGTCCTGCTGCCCGGCTCGGTCTCCGAGCTGAACGCCGAGGGCGGCATCACCACGGAGCACCCGGTCCCGGTCGACGAGTTCTTCGCGAACAAGGCCGCCCACCTGGAGGAGATGCGCGAGCGCAAGCGCCCGATCATCGAGGCCGAGAAGGCGTCCTGGCGGCACCCGGAGATCGACGTCCTGGCCGAGATGAAGCGCCGGATCGAGCCGCTGCTCGAAGAGTCGATCTACATGGCCAAGGGCGTCGGCGGCCCGGTCCGGTTCGACCTGGTCGGCTACGACGGCGAGTCGGTCGAGTCGATCGTGGTCGACTTCCCCGGTAAGCAGGTCCGTCCGTACGCGGACGAGAAGGTCCGCTACCGCTTCAAGACCGAGCGCGCGCTGATCGAGCACCTGCTCTTCACCGGCGAGGTCGACTGGGTCAACTCGCTCTTCCTGTCCTGCCGTTTCTCCGCCGCCCGGATCGGCCAGTACAACGAGTTCGTCTACGCGTTCTTCAAGTGCCTCTCCACCGAGCGCCTGCAGTACGCCGAGGGCTGGTACGACGAGCATGAGCGTGCGGTCGAGGCGGAGAGCATCGAGCTGGGCGACTGGGAGGTGCAACGCCGCTGCCCGCACCTCAAGGCCGACCTGAGCCGCTTCGGCATCGTCGACGGCGACCAGCTCACCTGCCAGCTGCACGGCTGGCGCTTCGACCTGCCGTCCGGCCGCTGCCTCACCTCGGTCGGCCACAAGATCCGCGCGGACCGCAAGGCCTCGGCCTCCTGA